The stretch of DNA CACCAAAAGCAAAGACGAACTCAACTCCCGGGCTCTGGAGAAACTGTCTCTCACTCTGCAAATCCCCAAGAACATTGACGTTCTTACTTACCTTGCTGGAGGCCAGGATGACGCGGTGGCTACAGAACGACAACTTTGGAACCAGTGGCTGAGCATTTCCGTGCCCACTAATTCCGTTACTCCCTCCGACAAGTCAGCTCTGTTGGTGGTccttctccctctctccatctcctcctcagctgTCCGTTCAGCCATTCTCGCCTGGACTTGCACCCAAATGTACAACCTGTGCCGAATCCAGGAGTCTGTGGTGCAGAAGTTTTGCGACGACAAAGAACGCACCAATCTACTCGTGGCAGCAACGCGACAACCTCCGCAGTGGAGAACTCAGGCCGATATCGACGCTCTGTTTGCTGCCACTCTCATCTGGTGCGCTGTGGAGTCCACGACCGGAGGCACCTCCTGGATCAACTACATGAAGGCCTCCTCGGAGCTGATCCGTTCCCAGGGCGGCGAAATTGCGTTCCTGCGCAAGAACAAGACCAAAACACGTGCCTGGCTCCTCAGAAACTTCCTCTACCACGACGTGATTGCTTCATTGTCCATTGGTATCTTCCCCCTGTGTCAGGAAGGAGCTGCTTTTTGCTACACAAAGGTGTCTAGTAAAAAGACCCATCTTTCCGATGAGGAGACTGAGACACGGGAATTTCTGCTCTCTAAGGGCGTCAATGAGCTGGACTCGCTGATCGGAAGATGCCACAACATTTTTTACATTCTCTGGCGAATCGGAGGCCTGTCTCACGAGCGAATCTGTTTTGCCGAAAGCGCTCTGGCTCTCTGCGACGGGTTGCTGCGACAAGTGGACGAATCGGAAATGATTGACGAAGAAGGACTCGATGAAAACGAAAGAGAGCCCGCCATTCTGATGCACAATCTTTATCACCGAACTGCAGTCATCTGTCTTTATGTGGCTGCCCAGCGACTCAAACAGAACTTTGCGGCCCATTACCATCCCGATTTCGACGCCATCATTCCGGAATCTCAAGTTCTGGCCTCCGTAGAGTACATTATCGGCGTTTCGGAGACGCTGCAGCCCGGAGAACCCCCAGAGTCGTGCATCACTTTCCCTCTGTTTGTGGCAGGCTGTGTGGCTTCGGATAAAGACACTGTGGATAGAGTGAACACTCGACTTAAGAAGCGGCTATCGGAGATCGGATACGCCAATGGAGTGACTGCGGCAACCATTGTCGAGATGATCTGGCAGCAGAGATGCGGTCTGTTCATGAACGGACAGCTGGACTCCATCTCGCAATGGAGCAGTAACCTGGACTGGGTTAATGTGATTCGAAGGACGGGCATTACGCCGCTGTTGTCGTAATTCTGGTCGCTTCTATGgcatttatttattgacTGATTAACAAAAATATGAACTGTGAGTACATTCATGACTATTTTAACCTGTGTGACTGTAGACAATAGAGGAAAGGGGATACGTGGGAGTATTGTTAAGAGTAACAGGTTGTCTGTCTCTGACGGTGGTCTGTCTCTGACGGTGGCCTGTTTCTGACGGTGGCCTGTCTCTTACGATGAGCGAAAGACGAATCTGTAGGATCAAAAAAAGTGGTTCTGGAGGGTGCCTGGAGTGTTCAGTTGTACATCATACTTCAACGAGACAGATGTGAAGCGACAGATGTAGCAAATCTGATTAATGaaatatacaagtacaagtacaagtgtgCTTGAAATGGATCATTCCTACGAGTGCTTGAAATTCAGAGCTCTGATGTCAGAATTGGTTGTTCTGGCATCTTCTGTTGTGCATGCTGAATTGgtcatgtacaagtacatacagtatcCCAGTATAGAGCAAATTGATTCAACAAGATATTTGAACTTGAGGACAATCAAGAATCGTCAGTGAACCCATATCAAAACTCTTGACCAGCGTCATTGGTCCACGATGAAAGAACCGGCCTCACAACCCAAGAACTATCTATACCGATATAGTCACAGATCTATTCTGGtgctacatactgtacaagcacttatatattatatacttacagtatgtacatgcaGTAGCAGCAATTTAGCTCTGAAATGGACCCTATTGTGAGAGCATTAATGGATGGATTTCGAGTGGAAAAACCCCCCAAATAACGTGGAAGGTGGTCTATATAAAAATATCGCTTCTTATTTCTCTAATATCCGCTCGGAAACCACTTCTCACACTTGCAATATCTCTCCTGCTATCCACCCCCCACAACTTTATTTGCCActattgtatgtactattGTATTACAGTAGGGCGTATAGGCTTGGAGTTTCGGAAGCCGATTTTAGACGCtacaatatataaaaaacatttatgtttttttatgattaAGCCCTCGATCACCCCTCCATTCCATTGAATTGATTTTCTGTCTCATCTGATTACTAATCGCACGAACAcatctactgtagcaaCTGGATACAAGTAGTTCAACAAGTGTTAGTGCGGTCGTCGTGCGGCCGCCGTAAAAAATTCCGTACTAAACCCGCATTGTGGCTGCCTTAGCGGgtgtgtgtctgtagcagtatatactgtactggcGACACTGCTGGTTGCAGTAGCCCTCGTTCACTCCACCCCCACGTGGGGGCGAATCAAGAGGAAGCAATTCAAGCTTAGTGTATAAATACAGTTGCAGGCCCTCTTCCCCAGCGATCCCCCAGACTATGTCACTGTTGAGACGACAGCTGAGCCAATTGAGACCCAGCGTTGCCAGAAGACCGAGAACCACTCAATCGCCCAGAAACCCCGCCCAGCACCCGTTTTCCACCTCCgccacagccacaatgAAAGTCCGATCCCTGGAAATGCAGCCTGACGAGACCCAGAACTACTGCTATGTTCTGACCGATGACGCCTCCAAAAAGTCGTGGGTGATCGACCCGGCCTTCCCCAAGTGGGTGCTCGCCGATgtcgagaagctca from Yarrowia lipolytica chromosome 1D, complete sequence encodes:
- a CDS encoding uncharacterized protein (Compare to YALI0D06952g, weakly similar to DEHA0G06963g Debaryomyces hansenii IPF 4466.1 and KLLA0E19701g Kluyveromyces lactis IPF 2215.1); translated protein: MVVCKTELETHSESILSSNLFFSPHHAVEFRSLTALQNDTDDAIDVGPSSIDHTTLHSIAVTRPNDPRDQPQRTMTARVTKRKTRRSTKGCTVCLQRKKKCDETWPVCNSCERLGHECKWRDKIRFRKPDVFSPDVLAKYCFEEDNRMGGEFEFITLNADNIHKLKLDEDDSSDNSPEVFNTNYFGENRKSSVSSSDSIHDVTKTAALAEVMVDFVSDAPAIITEIPNHASAHSSISQRALACAPSPSLSDWVKESYDPFHFGFSFNQGEFEELGDMGGYVEEIEDKNVAKDVAKDAANDATKDMIKSNSTKSKDELNSRALEKLSLTLQIPKNIDVLTYLAGGQDDAVATERQLWNQWLSISVPTNSVTPSDKSALLVVLLPLSISSSAVRSAILAWTCTQMYNLCRIQESVVQKFCDDKERTNLLVAATRQPPQWRTQADIDALFAATLIWCAVESTTGGTSWINYMKASSELIRSQGGEIAFLRKNKTKTRAWLLRNFLYHDVIASLSIGIFPLCQEGAAFCYTKVSSKKTHLSDEETETREFLLSKGVNELDSLIGRCHNIFYILWRIGGLSHERICFAESALALCDGLLRQVDESEMIDEEGLDENEREPAILMHNLYHRTAVICLYVAAQRLKQNFAAHYHPDFDAIIPESQVLASVEYIIGVSETLQPGEPPESCITFPLFVAGCVASDKDTVDRVNTRLKKRLSEIGYANGVTAATIVEMIWQQRCGLFMNGQLDSISQWSSNLDWVNVIRRTGITPLLS